Part of the Phycisphaerae bacterium genome, GCATGATGAACCCCCTTCGGTGAGCGACGAGTCGATTTCCATTCACGTGGCGAGGTGGGATGCGTCCATGCACGCCGGCGCGGTAGGATCTTGCGCCGCACGACGGGAGATCTTCGTCCCGCGGACGCTTCTTCACCTGGCAGCCCGCGAGTCTAAATGCGAGGTTTCGGCCGGTCAAGCGGACAATCCCGTGTACCCGCCGCACTTCGACGATCCTGCGCTTCGGCCGAGGAATCGGGCAAAAAAAGGGGCGCGACGTTCGAGCCGCCGCGCCCCAATCCACTCACATGTGAGACTTTCAGGCGAACCTGCGGACCCCAGCTTTTCCCAGAATCACGCGCCCGGTCGCCCTTCGTCATTTCACGTCCGACTGCGCACTACGCCGTGCCCGCCGAGAGCCTTCCTCCGCCGGCCCGTTCCTTGGCCCAATCGCGATAAAGCAGAAAGAGCCCGATCGCCGCGACGATCACGATGAGCGTCGTACGCGCCGTGAAGGTCTCTGCCTCGGCGGCAATGATGCCGATCACCGCCAATGTAATGATGGCGATCACAATCCGCCGCAGGAACACCGGCACGAGCAGCAGCGGGGCGGCCACGCCGATCGAGCTGTACGTACCGATGATGATGCCCGCAAGCAGGGCGAACGCGAAGCCATGGACGCCGTCACCGCCGAGCGTGTAGAGCAGAAGGACGACAAGCAATGTCGTACCCGATGTGAGCAACGTTCGCGACAACGTCTGATTGATGCTCATGTTGATCAGCGAGGCCGTAATGGTGCCCGACTTGCCGCGGTTCTCGCGAATGCGGTCGAAAACGACGATCGTGTCGTTGAGGCTGTACCCGATGAGGGTCAGCAACGACGCGATCATGGGCAGGTCGATCTTGAAATCGGAGAGCATCAGCGCTTCGCCGATGAAGGTCTTGTAAATGAACTGGCTGAGTGCCAGCAGGCCCAGCGTTATGCTTACGTCGTGCACTAGGCACACGGACGCCGCCAGTCCGAACTCCTTCGAACCGAACCGCAGCCAGAGGTAGGCCGAGATCGCCACCAGCGCCAGCACCACCGCGAAGATCGCCCGGTTCTTGGTCTGCACGGCGATCTGCGGCGCAAAAGCCACGATCTTGCTGAACGACTTCTCGCTGCCCAGCGCCGCCTCGATCTGGGCCAGCCGCGTTCGCGCCAGATTCTCCGTCCAGAGTTCCGGTGCGTCTTCGTAGAGGAGCTGGTCGTCCACGGCCAGCGTCGCGAACTCGTGGTAGCCCTTGCCCTCCGGCGTATCGACCGCCGGCCCGAGCGGGAAGATGGCCGATTCCAGGGTGCGGAACTGCTCGAACTCCGGTTGGAGTCCGACCTGCCGGACGCGCTTTTCGAACTCGTCCGTGGTCAGCGCCGGACCCCGAGGATCGAGCTGAACCTGGATGGCCACACCGCCCCGGAAACGGCGAATGTCATAGGGGGCGTCGCCACCGATGACATCGGAGAGATAGTGGTCCTGGGATTCGACCACGAAGAACGGTTCGCGCGTCAACTCCTTGTCCGTCACCAGCTGGAAATCCAGGGCCTGCTGGATATCCAGCTTGGGACCGATTGCCGCGAAGATCGCCTCCTCGACGAGATTCCGGTTGGTCTCGGTGGTCACGATCTCGAAGGAGTGAGCGACGTTGCCCTTTCCGAGTTCGCCGACGCTCTGCACCTTGGCCGTGCGAATCCGGTCCACGGCCAGGCGAACGTCGCGGGCCGCCGTGTTCAGGGCGCTGCGCACGACGCTCTCGTCCATCGTGGCGTTCTTGGCGATCAGCCTGAGCGTGTTGCCGTTGGCCACCAGACCTTCCCGCTCCGCGAGCGGTTCGAGTGCCGGACGGGCCATGGTCAGCAGCGTGTCACCATTGAGCTTGTCGCTGGTGATTTCGAAAACGCCCGGCTCCACTGACGCGGAGATGTTGGCCTGTTCGACGGCCTGTGCCGTATCCCGCAGCCAGGCCGCCGCGCCGTCACCCTCCGTGGATGTGATCGCCTTGACCATCGCGGTGTCCTTCATCTCCTGGCCGGGCTTCAGGTCGACCTGCACGCTCGTCCCGCCCAGGAACTCGATGTCGAACAGCGCCTCCCGGTTCTCGGCCGCTTCTCCGATGAAGAGAAACAGACCCAGTCCGACGGCCGTGAGGGAGAAGGGAACAAAGGCCTTCCACCAGCCCATCCAGTCGATCTGGGGATGGCCGATCAGGCGAAGCATGCGCAGATCGTTCAGCCAGCCCGCGGAGATCAGCGTGTTGAACACCAGGCGGGTGACGAACAGTGCCGTGAACATGCTCGTGGCGATACCGATACCCAGCACGATCGCGAAACCCTTGACCTCTTCGCTGCCCACGAATCCGAGGATGAAGCAGGTGATGAGCGTGGTGATGTTGGCGTCGAAGATTGTCGAGAAGGCCTTGTCATAACCCGTATTCAGCGCCTTCTTGAACACCACGCCACGATCCCGTTCCTCACGGAACCTCTCGAAGATGAGCACGTTGGCGTCGACGGCCATACCGACGGTGAGAATCAGACCCGCGATGCCCGGCAGCGTGAATGTCGCTTGCATCAGGGCCATCGCCGCCAGCACGAACAGCAGGTTCAGCGCCAGGGCCACGTCAGCCATGCCACCGCCGACGAACCCGTAGTAGATGAGCATGAACACCACGACGCAGATCAAGGCAACGACCGACGCCGTCATGCCCTTCTGCCGATTCGTCTCGCCCAGGCTCGGGCCAATGGTGTTCTCGCTGAGCGGCGTCTCCTTCACGCGCGCCGGAAGCGAACCGGCCTCGAGAATGCGCTTCAACTCGAACACCTGCTCCGGCGTGAATCGTCCGCTGATCTGGCACGTCGTGGAAATCCGCTCGTTGATCCGGGCGTGCGACATCGCCTGCCCGTCGAGCATGATGCAGAGCTGGCGCCCGACGTTGTTGCCGGTGAGCTCGCTGAAGAGCTGTCCGCCGCGAGGGTCCAGGGAGAAGACCACGACGTTCTGCCCGGTCATGTAGTCCTGGTCGGCAATCGCCCGGATCAGCGACCATCGTGCCCCGGCCTTCCCGCTCTGGAGCATGCTGTACTGCGAGCCGGCGTTCATGAGGACGTAGTACTTGCCGGCGTATTCCTCGAGAATGGGGCGACCCGGATCATTCTTGGCCTGCTCGACTTCATCCAGGGAGTTGAGATGGGTGAAGCGCAGGATGTTCTCCACCGGGAACCATTCGTAAAGGTCACCCGCCCGGGGGCGCGGGCCGCGCTGCTGAAGTTGCTCAACGTACTTGCTGATCGGCTCGACCGGCGCCGTCGTGTTCTGTGGAGATGCCGGGTCGCGATCCGCCAGAATGCGAAACTCCAGAACGCCCGCTCCGCGAATCCGCCGCTTCAAATCGGACGGGTCTTCCAGCTCGGCCTTGTTCTTCGCCCATTGGTCGTAGGCCGTAACGACCTTCTCGATGGCCGGGCCGTACGAGACGAAGTCACCGCGAAGACGATCGAGTTCCTCGGTACGCTTGCCCTCGGGCAGGGGAAGAATATCCGTCAGTCGATTGACCGGGAGGGAGGTCCGCAGCAGGCGTCCCATGGCGACTTCATACTTCTGGGACGCGGCGTCCGTGGCTTCGGGATCGCCCGTGGCCTGGGCGGCGCGATAAGCGTCAAACGCGGTCTTGAGCTCATCGATAAGGGGTTTACGCTCGTCCACGTCGCGGACGAGACCATCAAGCGCCTGGTCACGCTCTCCTACCGGCTCGTTCAGCGCCGACTCCACGTCGAACCGCGCGATGTTCATATCCTGGATCTGCTCGAGTGTCTCGTTGTACGCGTCGCGGCGCTCCAGGGCCTCCTTCGGCGGGCGCGGCATGCGAATCTCGAGTCGAGTGTTTCCCACCGGGCGCCACTCGAGGTTGAGTTGGCCCTGCGGATCGACACGTTGCTTGAGAATCTCCATGACCCGCGCCGAGAGATTGTCCAGCTCGGCGCCCTTCAGTCCGGACGTGTCAATCTCAAACAGCAGGCTCGTCCCGCCCACGAGGTCGATGCCGCCCTTCAGCTTCTCCTGGGGCGGATAGAGAATCACAATGGAAAGGACTACCAGCCCGATGACCAGCAGCCATTTCATCGTACGGTTCGGATCGTTCATCGCTTATCACTCCTGGATCACCCGCTCCTGCGGGTGTTTGTAGGTGGTGTCAAAACGTCGGCACTGCCGGTGCGCTCGCGGCCGTATCGGAATTGCGACAAATTTGGCTCACCGTGTTTTCGCCGATCGAATTAACCTGTACCGGCATGCAACGCCGGACGTGAATGCTGACCGAATTCGGATCAAGAGGACGAGAGTATTTCGTTGCTCATTCGACGAAGTGCGCGGCGAACAAGGCCGCGCGGCGCGGGATTACACCACCGGCGGCGCCTGAGGCCGGAGTTCGCCTCGAAGTCGCACAACCGACGACGAACGCACCCGCGCCGTCATGAGCTGGTCTGTGGACAGGCACGATGTGAACGGGAAATCGTGCGGCACCGCTCCGGCCAGTTTGTGCGGGGGGCGAGGACACGGGTCGAGCTGTGTGGGAATGCGCTGCGGCCGCTCGATCCGGTCGAACGAGCCCACGACCAGCTTTATTGAAGGGATGGGTTGCTTCTGCTGTTCCGGATCGCTGGACTTCTCCGGGCTCGATTGCTGCTTCGCCTCCGGAGAATGAGAAGATGCCGCATCTTCTGGCGCCGCACCCGAATCGCCGGCGTCCGACTCTGCGGCGCCCTTCGGGTTCCTTTCGGGAGATTCAGCCTCATCCTGGATCGGGCGGCTGCCGCCGATGGCTCCGACCAGAGCAAGTGCTCCGGCCAGCAGGATAGCTGTGAGTTGTTCTCGCAAGCGGCCGCTCCTTCCAAGGCGAGGCGGCATTATAAGCGAGGTCGCCCTCCCAACAAGCGGCGTTACTCGAGGATATCCTCCGTTTACAACCGGACGTACATCGTCCGAATCGGAGACAATCGACTGCGGCCCGCGGCGCTTGCCGTCCGATAAAAATGGTTGCAATGATGAGATTATTACATTCCTGTAACTGACGGGATTGTGCGAGAATTTCATGGATTTGCCGTTTCCAACCCCTATAATTGCAGAAGTTAACGGTCAATGAGGCTTTATTTCTAAGTGACGATTCCGTGGAACGTGGACAGATTCAACAGCGCGTTGAGGACCTTCAATTCTGCCTTTTCCAGAGGGCCCTTCACCCCGAGCTTTTCCACATCGAGCGGGTCAAGCGCGTTGAACAGGAACGCTATTCTGCGGAAATCTGGATCGTCGGGCTCAGCCATATCGTGACGGTGCAGGCAGGGGACCGCATTCTCACGGAGGTGCTCACGGAAGACCCGGACGTCTTGCCCAAAATCGGGTTGGCTACGTCATTTCGATTCCGCGGTGAGCGCGACCATAACCAGAGCTTTGGAAAGAACTTGCGGTACATCCTGTCGACCCAGGTCGAGCGGATGTCGCCACAGCTTTTCCCCGCGACACACCGCGATTACATCCACTACGCGCAGAATCGCGGGCTCTTTGAGCTGTTCCCGCAGTGGTCCCACGACGGCCTGGCGCCATTCACGTTCGTGGACTACGACGCGCGAGACCACGAATTCCACGTTCACGCCTTCCACGCCTTTCCAGAGGAGCTTACTCTTCTAAAGACTCAGTCTATTTTTGAGATTGGGGAGCGGAAGATCGCCCTCGAATAGCACCCGCGAACCGGAACCCGGGGAGAGCTCTCGACTGGTGCGCCCGCGGCGTCGATACGCAATGCATGGAGGCACCTCAGCCCGATAAGGACCGCGCCGATTTTTCACGCCGTGTTTTTCTCCGTGGCACGGCCGCCGCCGCCCTCGGAGGTCTGGTCGGATCCGGATTGCCTTGGCCGCGAACGGCGCGGGGCGACGACCCCCCGTTACAGAAAAGCACCCAGAGTGCAGGCGGATCGACGGTTGTCTTCGTCCAATCCGACCAGGTGGTCGCCGGCCCGATTGTCCATCCTGTCTTGATTGAAGAAATGCTCGCGGCGTCGCTGAAAACGCTTACCGGGCGGGAGTCCATGCGACAGTGCTGGGAGAGCCTTTTCGCCAAGGACGACATCATCGGGCTGAAATTCAATCGATCGGCACAACAAGCCCTGGGGACGACGGCGGTCGTCGGTCCGACGATCGTTCGCTCGCTCATGGCAGCCGGATGGCCTCCTCGCCAGCTCGTGGCCATCGAAGCACCGGAGTTCCTGATCCGGGAGTTTGGGCTGTTAACACCGGCCGGTGGTTTCGAGGTCGAGTCGAGAGACTTTGGCAGCGGGGCCGATGAGCTTGCCCGCGTCCTGAATCAAATTACCGCTCTTATCAACATTCCATTTATCAAATCGCACAACATCGCGGGCATGACCTGCGCATTGAAGAACCTCTCGCACGCGCTGGTGAAGCATCCCGCCCGTTATCACGGGAACGGATGTTCGCCCTACATTGCCGACATTGTCTCCCTTCCGGAGATCCGCTCAAAGCTGCGGCTGAACCTGGTCGACGGCCTGCGCGTCGTATATGAAGGCGGCCCGGAAGCGACCGGAATGAACGTGGCTGACACCGGGTGCATGATGGCATCGACCGATCCCGTGGCGGCGGACGCGGTGGCCCTGACCCTTCTGAACAAGATCCGCGCGGAGCGGGGGGTCTCGCCGATTTCGACGGGCAGCGAGGGTGTCCGGTATCTGGAGCCGGCGGAGGCAAGGGGGCTGGGGACAGCGTTTCTTCACAACATCAATCTTCAACGTATCAGGCTGTAGTTGGTCGATGCGACTCCGCCCCGAGGGAAATCGTGAGGCTTCCCCGCATGGACCGGATTCTCTTTCCCCCGACAATTCCTGACAAATCGATTGGGCGCTCTGTGTGAAACTGGGAGGCGGTCCTTTCCTTAACTCAGCGAACGGTACCAGATGACGCGCCATGCAAAGCTTCCGTCGAACGGTGGTTGGACCGGAATACACTTGTTTTGGCTCGAGATCGTTGACAAGCCCGAGGAGTCCGAGTAGACTTCTTAATGGCGAAAGTGCAGGAGAGCCCGCTTCGGCGGCGGGGTGTCGATTGCATCGATATCATTGATTTTCATAATTTGATTTAGATTATTTCGATTTGCCGCCATCATTCCTTTTTTGTTGATTCACTCCTCGCTCTCGCCGGCGTGATGATGTTCGTGTGGTAGGCACGGCGGAGTCTATTAAAACGCTGGCGAAATCCTGAGTATCGTGTCGGGCTTGCTGCCGCTATTCGGCCTTGATGGGACCGGTCCGAATTCGCGGGGTCGAAGCATCGCAGAGGACAGCGGGCTCGGTTGTTATTGTCTTTTCAATCAAGGGCTGCGGAGGCTTGGCCTCTCGCACGAGCGAGCTTTGACATCGGCTGCGCGAGTCGAGGTCTCGCTGGTCGTTACACCGGCCGCTTGGCAGGCGTCGGGCGGTCGTTAAGCGCTCTATCGAATCGGGGAGCGGGCAATCGCCGTTTCGGGGGATTGCCGGGTAGACCGGATTACGATAGGGTTTCTCCGAAATTTCGGTCTTGTTGTTTCTTTAAGGTACTGACTCAAGTGGGAGAGACGACGGTGAGAAAAAGGAAATTGGGCGGGTTTACGCTGATTGAGCTGCTGGTCGTGATTGCGATCATCGCGCTCTTGATCTCGATTCTGCTTCCCAGCCTTTCGCGGGCGCGGGAGCTGAGCAAGCGACTGGTCTGCCAGTCGAACGTGAAGGGATTCGGCACCTCGGCGAAGATCTACGCCAACGATAACCAGGAGCGTTGGCCGGTTCCGCCGTACGACAGCAGGCTTCTGTCGCAGAGCAACGAGGCGGTTGATTACTTCGCCGGACAGAACAACAACAAGGTGCCGGTCGGGTTCAAGCGGGAATTCCGCAGCTTCTCGATCCAGCCGAATGCCAGCACGCAACTATCGGTGACGCGTTCCTTCTGGATGATGGTCCGCTCCGGCGACGTGCAGGTGAAGCAGTTCATCTGCCCGAGCAGCACCGACTCGCCGGACGACACCGAGAACATCGAGCTGTACTACGATTTCGAGACGTACGATAACGTCAGCTACGGGTACCAGGTGCCATTCGGCCCGCGTGACACGCAGCCGCGCGAGGGCATGGACAACCGCCAGGTGATCATGGCGGACAAGGGTCCGTTCTATAACCAGGAGAGCCCACTGGATTCGATCTGGAGCAACGCGGGTTCGGACAATAAGCCGATCACGCTGAAGGACAGCCCGAAGCTGTGGCGTCCGTTCAACTCGATCAACCACGGCGGCCGCAATAACGGCGAAGGCCAGAACTGCCTCTATGCAGACGGCCACGCTTCGTTCGAGCGGTTCCCGACGGTGGGTATCGACAGCGACAACATCTACACGCTGATGACGAACGATTGGGATGCCGACAAGTTCAACATGATCCACGGCGAAGCGCCGGGTGAGGCGGATCCGAATCCGTATCCGGGACAGGGTGCGTACGGAACGGGCATCAACGATTATGCTTCGACGGACACGCTGATTTATCCGTAAGGTCCGATCGAAGATCATCATCGTCTCAGATGAACTCGAGGCGGCGGGGCTTCAAGAGAGGTCCCGCCGCCTTTCTGCTTTGACCGGCATTGTGCCGAATTCGAACATTGGCCCATGATTGCCTGGGCGAGCTGCCGGAAACGTGCATGTCCCATTACGACACAACCTTGGGCTCTTCCCAGCAAACCGAACCGCGCAGTTTCCTGCCCCGGCGCGGCGTTATCGGCGTTTTGCGCGCGCCTGAAACCGACCATGTGCTGATGATCCGGCGGGCCGAGGGAATCCCTCGTGGGGGGCGTTGGTGTTTTCCGGGCGGGCATGTCGAGCGGAATGAAACGCCCCGGCAGGCGGTCGTCCGCGAATTCCTGGAGGAACTGGGACTTGTCGTGGAGCCGCGGCGGCGTCTGGGGGCGGTCCGCCTGCCGGAGGCAGGTTACATTCTGGTCGTTTGGGAGATCGCCCGAGCGGGCGGCATCTTGCGGCCTGCACCGGCGGAAGTGGCTGATACGCAATGGGTTGCCGTTCGAGGAATCGAAGCGGTCGCGCCCGGGCTACCGTCCAATCGAATTGTGGCCGAGATGCTGCGGGCCTGAGGGCGTCGGGCCGGGTGGAAGTATCGGTATGATCCAACTAAGTACCCCGTTTTAACAATCGCTCGATTCGTGCCCAGCCGTGCCAGCGTAGCGTCCGCGTTCACAAGTCTTTACACCGGGCGATACGGCCGGTACGATTCCGCAGGGCAGTTTATTCGCATGTCGACGGGGGGGATCATGAGAATTGGAGATTGCGACTGCGACTTTTTGTCCGCACGCACGGGCGTTCCCGTCGTCTGTTGTGCACTCCTGCTCGTCCTCGCTCTCAATGTTCCGGCCATGGGCCAGAGTCCAGCGCACAGCGTATGCCTTGATGCCACCACGGAATGTCACGTGGAAGGCAGCGCGGTTCGCGTGGCCGTGCGCCTGGGTTTCGGCTCGACACTGATCGCCGGTGCGCAAATGTCGTTGTCGTATGAGCCGACGAAATTCAAGTTGATTTCGGTGCTGCCGGGGAATTCGTGCGATCCGGAATCTCCCTTCGTGAATCTGATCGGTCGACAGATCAACTCGATAACCGGGGAAGTCTTCCTGGCCGTTACGGTCGATCCGAACGGAATTGGTGCGGCGGCGCGCGGGCCGGCGACGCTGGCGTGTTTTTTGCTGGTTCCGGAATCCAATCAGAGCGGCGACCTTTGCCTGCTGGCCGGGTTGAGCCCGCAGGTCACCGTCCTGGCCAACCAGTTCGGGGACAGCATTCCCATTGATAACAGCGCAGATTGCCCGTCGGGAAACTCGGACGAATTGTCGTGCCAGACGATTGAGGTTGGCGCCAGTTGCACGTGTCCGGCCGGGACGGTCGATTGCTCACACCTGGATTCGACGTGCGGGACCGGCGTCTGCCAGTCAGATCCGGCTCCGGCCAAGTGCGCGATCGATCCTCAGAACGAGGGCCAGACGTGCGATGACGGGCAAGCGTGCACGACGAACGAGGTATGCGAGTCGGGTCATTGCGTCGGAGAGAACATCGGTTGTCCGAGCTTGTGCCTGGATATTGAGGATGACTGCGAGTATCCGTCGGGACTGATGACGGCGCGGGTGGTTGTGCACCCGGGGGTCGTGCCCATCGCGGCGGCTCAGTTC contains:
- a CDS encoding prepilin-type N-terminal cleavage/methylation domain-containing protein, with protein sequence MRKRKLGGFTLIELLVVIAIIALLISILLPSLSRARELSKRLVCQSNVKGFGTSAKIYANDNQERWPVPPYDSRLLSQSNEAVDYFAGQNNNKVPVGFKREFRSFSIQPNASTQLSVTRSFWMMVRSGDVQVKQFICPSSTDSPDDTENIELYYDFETYDNVSYGYQVPFGPRDTQPREGMDNRQVIMADKGPFYNQESPLDSIWSNAGSDNKPITLKDSPKLWRPFNSINHGGRNNGEGQNCLYADGHASFERFPTVGIDSDNIYTLMTNDWDADKFNMIHGEAPGEADPNPYPGQGAYGTGINDYASTDTLIYP
- a CDS encoding DUF362 domain-containing protein, whose translation is MEAPQPDKDRADFSRRVFLRGTAAAALGGLVGSGLPWPRTARGDDPPLQKSTQSAGGSTVVFVQSDQVVAGPIVHPVLIEEMLAASLKTLTGRESMRQCWESLFAKDDIIGLKFNRSAQQALGTTAVVGPTIVRSLMAAGWPPRQLVAIEAPEFLIREFGLLTPAGGFEVESRDFGSGADELARVLNQITALINIPFIKSHNIAGMTCALKNLSHALVKHPARYHGNGCSPYIADIVSLPEIRSKLRLNLVDGLRVVYEGGPEATGMNVADTGCMMASTDPVAADAVALTLLNKIRAERGVSPISTGSEGVRYLEPAEARGLGTAFLHNINLQRIRL
- a CDS encoding NUDIX domain-containing protein, yielding MSHYDTTLGSSQQTEPRSFLPRRGVIGVLRAPETDHVLMIRRAEGIPRGGRWCFPGGHVERNETPRQAVVREFLEELGLVVEPRRRLGAVRLPEAGYILVVWEIARAGGILRPAPAEVADTQWVAVRGIEAVAPGLPSNRIVAEMLRA
- a CDS encoding DUF2617 family protein; translated protein: MERGQIQQRVEDLQFCLFQRALHPELFHIERVKRVEQERYSAEIWIVGLSHIVTVQAGDRILTEVLTEDPDVLPKIGLATSFRFRGERDHNQSFGKNLRYILSTQVERMSPQLFPATHRDYIHYAQNRGLFELFPQWSHDGLAPFTFVDYDARDHEFHVHAFHAFPEELTLLKTQSIFEIGERKIALE
- the secD gene encoding protein translocase subunit SecD yields the protein MNDPNRTMKWLLVIGLVVLSIVILYPPQEKLKGGIDLVGGTSLLFEIDTSGLKGAELDNLSARVMEILKQRVDPQGQLNLEWRPVGNTRLEIRMPRPPKEALERRDAYNETLEQIQDMNIARFDVESALNEPVGERDQALDGLVRDVDERKPLIDELKTAFDAYRAAQATGDPEATDAASQKYEVAMGRLLRTSLPVNRLTDILPLPEGKRTEELDRLRGDFVSYGPAIEKVVTAYDQWAKNKAELEDPSDLKRRIRGAGVLEFRILADRDPASPQNTTAPVEPISKYVEQLQQRGPRPRAGDLYEWFPVENILRFTHLNSLDEVEQAKNDPGRPILEEYAGKYYVLMNAGSQYSMLQSGKAGARWSLIRAIADQDYMTGQNVVVFSLDPRGGQLFSELTGNNVGRQLCIMLDGQAMSHARINERISTTCQISGRFTPEQVFELKRILEAGSLPARVKETPLSENTIGPSLGETNRQKGMTASVVALICVVVFMLIYYGFVGGGMADVALALNLLFVLAAMALMQATFTLPGIAGLILTVGMAVDANVLIFERFREERDRGVVFKKALNTGYDKAFSTIFDANITTLITCFILGFVGSEEVKGFAIVLGIGIATSMFTALFVTRLVFNTLISAGWLNDLRMLRLIGHPQIDWMGWWKAFVPFSLTAVGLGLFLFIGEAAENREALFDIEFLGGTSVQVDLKPGQEMKDTAMVKAITSTEGDGAAAWLRDTAQAVEQANISASVEPGVFEITSDKLNGDTLLTMARPALEPLAEREGLVANGNTLRLIAKNATMDESVVRSALNTAARDVRLAVDRIRTAKVQSVGELGKGNVAHSFEIVTTETNRNLVEEAIFAAIGPKLDIQQALDFQLVTDKELTREPFFVVESQDHYLSDVIGGDAPYDIRRFRGGVAIQVQLDPRGPALTTDEFEKRVRQVGLQPEFEQFRTLESAIFPLGPAVDTPEGKGYHEFATLAVDDQLLYEDAPELWTENLARTRLAQIEAALGSEKSFSKIVAFAPQIAVQTKNRAIFAVVLALVAISAYLWLRFGSKEFGLAASVCLVHDVSITLGLLALSQFIYKTFIGEALMLSDFKIDLPMIASLLTLIGYSLNDTIVVFDRIRENRGKSGTITASLINMSINQTLSRTLLTSGTTLLVVLLLYTLGGDGVHGFAFALLAGIIIGTYSSIGVAAPLLLVPVFLRRIVIAIITLAVIGIIAAEAETFTARTTLIVIVAAIGLFLLYRDWAKERAGGGRLSAGTA